The DNA region AATCGCGCCAAAAAAACCTATCGCAATCAGTGTCGTACCATCGGGTAGAACGCGGATATCTCTTAGGGTAATATCTTGCCCGGAAGGGCGGGGCGTCCATGTCACGCCGGCATCGGTCGAGCGTATGACTGCGCCATCTGACCCTACCGCCACCAGGATGCCGCTGTCGGGCAAAACGCTGAAGTTGAACAGATTCCCATCGATGCCGGAGGGGCGGGGCGTCCATGTCATGCCGGCATCGGTCGAGCGTATGATTCCGCCACTTGATCCCACCGCGATCAGAGTAACGCCGTCGGGCAGCACGCGAGGGACATACAAATCCGCAATGACGCCGGAGGGGCGGGGCATCCAGGTGCTATCGGTATCGGTAGACCTTATGACGGTGCCGCTCTCTCCTACCCCGACTAAGGTGGTGCTGTCGGGCAGAATGCCGAGGTTGAACAGATCGGCATCCACGACGGAGGGAAGGAATGTCCAAGTTTCGCCGGCATCGGTCGAGCGTATGACAGTGCCGTCTTCGCCTACAGCGACCAAGGTGGCGCCGTCCGCCAGAATGCCAAGGTTGTATAGATCAACATCCACGCCGGAGGGGCGGGGCATCCAAGTGTTGCCAGCATCAGTGGACCGTATGACTGCACCGCTTCGTCCAACAGCGATTAGGGTGGTGCTGTTGGGTAGCACGCGTAAGTCGTACAGACTGTTATTGACGCCGGAAGGGCGGGACTGCCAAGTGTTGCCAGCATCAGTGGACCGTATGACGGTGCCGCCCTCTCCCACAGCGACCAGGGTGGTGCTGTCGGGCAGAACACGGAGGTTGAATAGATCAATATCCACGCCGGAGCGACGAGGTGTCCAAGTGTTGCCGGCATCGGTGGACCGTATGACGGTGCCGTGCCGCCCCACGGCGACCAAGATAGTACCGTCGGGCAGACTACGGACGTCATTCAGGTTTACGTCGACGCCAGAGGGGCGAGGAGTTCCGATTCCCTTCAGCTCTTCGGACAGAGCTGTCCATATGCGGTCCCTTGCCTCATCCATCCGGTCCAACTGCGAGGACAGCGTACCCGCCTCAGCTTCGTAGACGCTGCGTGACGACTCGTTCCATTGGAGGTACAACGGCAGGCCTACGTAGTACCCGATACCTAGTAGGATAACGGCGATTAGTGCGGCAAAGATGCCCTGGGCGCGGCGCGTGGCATTGTGAGCTCGGCTGCGCTGGTTCTCGACGAGTGTTGCGAAGGGGAACGGAATATCGGCGGGCGGCGACACCGGGGGCGCGGGCGAGGTGGCGGGTTCTGGCTTGGGATGTATATCGGCGGGCTGGTTCATAATCTCCTCCGTATCACGTAGCCGGCACAATGGGATTGAAAACTATGATACGATTGGTCGCTCAAATCTAGATTGCTCTGTCTGGTAGGTCGCAAATCTAAAGCACGCTTGGTTGTATATTTCTTTAGCGTAAGCGGACGTTGGAATGGGTGCATCGAAAGCTCGCTCCGTCCGCAGATTGCCAGTTCGCCGCCTGCTCGGTTTCGCGTTCACAGCGAAAGTCCGATATGGTGGGCCGCACTGCAGCGACCGCCCAAGTTTATGAACGGCAAGAATGGGCCGAGAGCGCCTGTGTCTACCTACCAAACCACGCAGCGGCGCTGCACCGCCGCAAGTCCGCTTTGAGCCCAGACCTACCATCTTCTGCGCAACGACGAATGACGGCTTTCCGAGTAGCTCTCTCGATACTCATCGCTTAGAGAAAGTCATGAGAGAGCTGTTAGAAGAGATGGTATTGAGAGACATGCCGATCTACTGTTCATGACGAGGTGCGCGATCTGACGCGCCTCTTGCAAAAGATCATTTTTGAAGGGTAGATATGATTGGCATCCCCTGCATAG from Jannaschia sp. CCS1 includes:
- a CDS encoding WD40/YVTN/BNR-like repeat-containing protein produces the protein MNQPADIHPKPEPATSPAPPVSPPADIPFPFATLVENQRSRAHNATRRAQGIFAALIAVILLGIGYYVGLPLYLQWNESSRSVYEAEAGTLSSQLDRMDEARDRIWTALSEELKGIGTPRPSGVDVNLNDVRSLPDGTILVAVGRHGTVIRSTDAGNTWTPRRSGVDIDLFNLRVLPDSTTLVAVGEGGTVIRSTDAGNTWQSRPSGVNNSLYDLRVLPNSTTLIAVGRSGAVIRSTDAGNTWMPRPSGVDVDLYNLGILADGATLVAVGEDGTVIRSTDAGETWTFLPSVVDADLFNLGILPDSTTLVGVGESGTVIRSTDTDSTWMPRPSGVIADLYVPRVLPDGVTLIAVGSSGGIIRSTDAGMTWTPRPSGIDGNLFNFSVLPDSGILVAVGSDGAVIRSTDAGVTWTPRPSGQDITLRDIRVLPDGTTLIAIGFFGAIVIIDDRYADALAAIGPLSGSLGDNAYRSGIAGLPEYVRNHPVVGALLAELDGTIEGRADLETRLQSARASADEIRTGGFSLAQRRQDFEEFMRVCTADLSDEAEGVGTEHCTRAYVDLRQAESQTVWEILAERAPQAILLLFLLATLAALYRYNMRLAGFHAARADALHLYAMGRTHDPAILTEFSDALAADKVEFGKGNTPSEQAVEIAKAMVGRRG